From the Deinococcus aquaticus genome, one window contains:
- a CDS encoding acyl-CoA dehydrogenase family protein has protein sequence MTVFDVTPRARDLRERLTAFMQEHIYPNDAEVHRQIDTGNRWEHLPLIDQLKPRAQEAGLWNLFLPPASSRDGKYGAGLNNLEYAGLCEIMGRVWWAPEVFNCSAPDTGNMEVLARYGTPEQQEQWLIPLLNGEIRSAFSMTEPDVASSDATNIQSSIVRDGDEYVINGDKWWTSGAGDPRCKISIFMGKTDPDAAKHLQQSMILVPLDAPGVTKERMLTVFGYDDAPHGHAQMTFRDVRVPAANMLLGEGRGFEIAQGRLGPGRIHHCMRLIGQAERALELMIQRAGQRTAFGKPLSGHQHVREAIAHSRMEIDQARLLTMNAAHMMDTVGNKEARGQIAAIKVVAPNVALRVIDRAIQVYGGAGVSQDTPLAMMYAQARTLRLADGPDIVHTETVAKVEMKRHAARQG, from the coding sequence ATGACCGTATTCGACGTGACCCCCCGCGCCCGCGACCTGCGTGAACGCCTCACCGCGTTCATGCAGGAACACATCTACCCCAACGACGCCGAGGTTCACCGGCAGATCGACACCGGGAACCGCTGGGAACACCTGCCGCTGATCGACCAGCTCAAGCCCAGGGCGCAGGAGGCGGGCCTGTGGAACCTGTTCCTGCCGCCCGCCAGCAGCCGTGACGGGAAGTACGGCGCGGGCCTGAACAACCTGGAGTACGCGGGCCTGTGCGAGATCATGGGCCGCGTCTGGTGGGCGCCCGAGGTCTTCAACTGCTCGGCGCCCGACACCGGCAACATGGAAGTCCTGGCCCGCTACGGCACGCCCGAACAGCAGGAGCAGTGGCTGATTCCCCTCCTGAACGGCGAGATCCGCAGCGCGTTCTCCATGACCGAACCGGACGTGGCCAGCAGCGACGCCACGAACATCCAGTCCAGCATCGTCCGCGACGGCGACGAGTACGTCATCAACGGCGACAAGTGGTGGACGAGCGGCGCGGGCGATCCCCGCTGCAAGATCAGTATCTTCATGGGCAAGACCGACCCGGACGCCGCGAAGCACCTCCAGCAGAGCATGATTCTCGTGCCGCTGGACGCGCCGGGCGTCACCAAGGAACGCATGCTGACCGTCTTCGGCTACGACGACGCCCCGCACGGCCACGCGCAGATGACCTTCCGGGACGTGCGCGTGCCCGCTGCGAACATGCTGCTCGGCGAGGGCCGCGGCTTCGAGATCGCGCAGGGCCGCCTCGGGCCGGGCCGCATCCACCACTGCATGCGCCTGATCGGACAGGCCGAGCGTGCCCTGGAACTCATGATTCAGCGCGCCGGGCAGCGCACCGCCTTCGGCAAACCCCTGAGCGGCCACCAGCACGTCCGCGAGGCTATCGCGCACTCCCGCATGGAGATCGACCAGGCCCGCCTGCTCACCATGAACGCCGCGCACATGATGGACACCGTCGGCAACAAGGAGGCGCGCGGGCAGATCGCGGCCATCAAAGTCGTCGCACCGAACGTCGCGCTGCGCGTCATCGACCGCGCCATCCAGGTGTACGGCGGTGCGGGCGTCAGCCAGGACACGCCGCTGGCCATGATGTACGCCCAGGCCCGCACGCTGCGCCTCGCGGACGGCCCGGACATCGTGCACACCGAAACCGTCGCGAAAGTCGAGATGAAACGCCACGCCGCCCGCCAGGGCTGA
- a CDS encoding SDR family oxidoreductase — protein sequence MALKDLFNLTGKTALITGGSRGLGLQIAEALGEYGATVVLTARKQHELDEARAHLAGLGITAHVYANDLGAFDTIDPLIERIHADVGPIDILVNNAGATWGSPTVDHPLDAWMKVMNVNVNGLFLITQSVLKRCMLPAGKGRIVNVASVAGLQGNDPRMAPTVAYNTSKGAVVNFTRALAAEMADKGVTVNSICPGYFPTKMTKGTLAYGEQSILESTPMHRLGTDQDLKGLALLLSSDASAYMTGQNIAVDGGAGVV from the coding sequence ATGGCCCTGAAAGACCTGTTCAACCTGACCGGCAAGACCGCCCTGATCACCGGAGGCAGCCGCGGCCTCGGCCTGCAGATCGCCGAAGCCCTCGGCGAGTACGGCGCTACCGTCGTCCTGACCGCCCGCAAACAGCACGAACTCGACGAGGCCAGAGCCCACCTCGCGGGCCTGGGCATCACCGCGCACGTGTACGCCAACGACCTCGGCGCGTTCGACACCATCGACCCCCTGATCGAACGCATCCACGCCGACGTCGGCCCGATCGACATCCTCGTGAACAACGCCGGGGCCACCTGGGGCTCACCCACCGTCGACCACCCGCTCGACGCCTGGATGAAGGTCATGAACGTCAACGTGAACGGCCTGTTCCTGATCACCCAGAGCGTCCTGAAACGCTGCATGCTGCCTGCCGGGAAGGGCCGCATCGTGAACGTCGCCTCGGTGGCCGGCCTCCAGGGCAACGACCCCCGCATGGCCCCCACCGTCGCGTACAACACCAGCAAAGGCGCCGTCGTGAACTTCACCCGCGCCCTGGCCGCCGAGATGGCCGACAAGGGCGTCACCGTGAACAGCATCTGCCCCGGCTACTTCCCCACCAAGATGACCAAGGGCACCCTGGCGTACGGCGAGCAGTCCATCCTGGAATCCACGCCCATGCACCGCCTCGGCACCGACCAGGACCTCAAGGGCCTCGCGCTGCTGCTCTCCAGCGATGCCAGCGCCTACATGACCGGCCAGAACATCGCCGTGGACGGCGGCGCTGGCGTCGTATGA
- a CDS encoding acyl-CoA dehydrogenase — MAPFLNRRDLQFQLFEALDTEALTARPRFAEHSREVYEDILNVAYTVADRYFANHAREGDLNEPHVVGGRVQLPAAVGDAMRAFREAGFFSAHHDEDLGGLQLPWVVMQAVQAHFQAANVGSSGYPFLTIGNANLQRIFASPEQQQKYMLPLLEGRWFGTMALSEPQAGSGLADITTTATPLADGTYAISGTKMWISGGEHELSENIVHLVLARIAGGPAGVKGISLFLVPRYRVQEDGSVGESNHVVLAGLNHKMGYRGTTNTLLNFGEGGQTVGEIVGEPGRGLAQMFHMMNEARIGVGMGAVMLGTAGYLASLEYARDRRQGRHASNKDPHAAPVPIIEHADVRRLLLRQKAFVEGGLALGLYASRLVDDLQTGPEDERADTGLLLDLLTPIVKSWPSRYSQEALSDAIQVMGGAGYTRDFPVEMYYRDNRLNPIHEGTEGIQGNDLLGRKLTQAGGRGLEVLLERIQADLNASDDLDGLEDIRAALRTAVIQCSSALSALLPRAAELGPDLLLANANSALEMLGHTVVGWMWLRQAAAAARALPGARPSDQPFYQGKLHAARFYATHELPRVRAHADLLASADRTTTDMHTDWF, encoded by the coding sequence ATGGCCCCCTTCCTGAACCGACGCGACCTGCAATTCCAGCTGTTTGAGGCCCTCGATACCGAGGCCCTGACCGCCCGCCCCCGCTTCGCGGAACACAGCCGCGAGGTGTACGAGGACATCCTGAACGTCGCATACACCGTCGCCGACCGTTACTTCGCCAACCACGCCCGCGAGGGCGACCTGAACGAACCGCACGTCGTGGGGGGCCGCGTACAACTCCCGGCCGCCGTCGGGGACGCCATGCGCGCCTTCCGCGAGGCCGGGTTCTTCAGCGCCCACCACGACGAGGACCTGGGCGGCCTGCAACTGCCGTGGGTGGTCATGCAGGCCGTGCAGGCGCACTTCCAGGCGGCGAACGTGGGCAGCAGCGGCTACCCCTTCCTGACCATCGGGAACGCCAACCTGCAACGCATCTTCGCGTCGCCCGAACAGCAGCAGAAGTACATGCTGCCCCTGCTGGAAGGCCGCTGGTTCGGCACCATGGCTCTCAGCGAACCGCAGGCCGGCTCCGGGCTCGCGGACATCACCACCACCGCCACGCCCCTCGCTGACGGCACGTACGCCATCAGCGGCACCAAGATGTGGATCTCCGGCGGCGAGCACGAACTGAGCGAGAACATCGTGCACCTCGTCCTGGCCCGCATCGCGGGCGGCCCGGCCGGCGTGAAAGGCATCAGCCTGTTCCTGGTCCCGCGCTACCGCGTGCAGGAGGACGGCAGCGTCGGCGAGAGCAACCACGTCGTCCTGGCGGGCCTGAACCACAAGATGGGCTACCGCGGCACCACCAACACCCTCCTGAACTTCGGCGAGGGCGGCCAGACGGTCGGCGAGATCGTCGGCGAACCGGGGCGCGGACTGGCGCAGATGTTCCACATGATGAACGAGGCCCGCATCGGCGTGGGCATGGGCGCCGTCATGCTCGGCACCGCCGGGTACCTCGCCAGCCTGGAGTACGCCCGTGACCGCCGCCAGGGCCGCCACGCCAGCAACAAGGACCCGCACGCCGCGCCCGTCCCGATCATCGAGCACGCCGACGTGCGCCGCCTGCTGCTGCGCCAGAAGGCCTTCGTGGAGGGCGGACTGGCGCTGGGCCTGTACGCCAGCCGCCTCGTGGACGACCTCCAGACCGGCCCCGAAGACGAGCGCGCCGACACGGGCCTGCTGCTCGACCTGCTGACCCCCATCGTGAAAAGCTGGCCCAGCCGGTACAGCCAGGAGGCCCTCAGCGACGCCATTCAGGTCATGGGCGGCGCCGGGTACACCCGCGACTTCCCGGTCGAGATGTACTACCGCGACAACCGCCTCAACCCCATCCACGAGGGCACGGAAGGCATCCAGGGCAACGACCTGCTGGGCCGCAAACTCACCCAGGCAGGCGGACGCGGCCTGGAAGTGCTGCTGGAACGCATCCAGGCCGACCTGAACGCCAGCGACGACCTGGACGGCCTGGAGGACATCCGCGCCGCGCTGCGCACCGCCGTCATCCAGTGCTCGTCCGCCCTGAGCGCCCTGCTGCCCCGCGCCGCCGAACTCGGCCCGGACCTGCTCCTGGCGAACGCGAACAGCGCCCTGGAAATGCTGGGCCACACCGTCGTCGGGTGGATGTGGCTGCGTCAGGCCGCCGCCGCCGCCCGCGCCCTGCCCGGCGCGCGGCCCAGCGACCAGCCGTTCTACCAGGGCAAACTGCACGCCGCGCGCTTCTACGCCACGCACGAACTGCCCCGCGTGCGCGCCCACGCCGACCTGCTCGCCAGCGCCGACCGCACGACCACCGACATGCACACCGACTGGTTCTGA
- a CDS encoding ABC transporter ATP-binding protein: MTALLHTQPTPAHPHTSPPNPPTLSLRAVSRTYGDGDGTVTALHPTTLDVRPGELVAVSGPSGSGKSTFLALAGALLRPTTGQVLIAGQDVTALPAAALPAFRLKHLGFVLQSSNLIPYLTVREQLTLVTHLAGQDAHAGRTHADALLRTLGLGDRAGHYPGALSGGQRQRVAVARALMNDPQLILADEPTASLDGPRGREVVQMLAQQVRERGRAAVMVTHDDRVLDLCDRVVHIVDGRLN, encoded by the coding sequence ATGACGGCCCTACTGCACACCCAGCCCACGCCCGCCCATCCGCACACTTCGCCGCCGAACCCGCCGACGCTGTCGCTGCGCGCGGTCAGCAGAACCTACGGGGACGGCGACGGCACCGTCACGGCCCTGCACCCCACCACGCTCGACGTGCGCCCCGGCGAACTCGTCGCGGTCAGCGGCCCCAGCGGCAGCGGCAAGAGTACCTTCCTGGCCCTGGCCGGCGCGCTCCTGCGGCCCACCACCGGTCAGGTCCTGATCGCCGGTCAGGACGTCACGGCGCTCCCGGCCGCCGCGCTGCCCGCCTTCCGCCTGAAGCACCTGGGGTTCGTGCTTCAGAGCAGCAACCTGATCCCGTACCTGACCGTGCGCGAACAGCTGACGCTGGTCACCCACCTGGCCGGTCAGGACGCACACGCCGGGCGGACCCACGCGGACGCCCTGCTGCGCACCCTGGGCCTGGGCGACCGGGCCGGTCACTACCCGGGCGCTCTCAGCGGCGGTCAGCGGCAGCGGGTGGCTGTCGCGCGCGCCCTGATGAACGACCCGCAGCTGATCCTGGCTGACGAACCCACCGCCAGCCTGGACGGCCCGCGTGGCCGTGAAGTGGTGCAGATGCTCGCGCAGCAGGTCCGGGAGCGCGGCCGGGCCGCCGTGATGGTCACGCACGACGACCGCGTGCTGGACCTGTGCGACCGGGTGGTGCACATCGTGGACGGCCGCCTGAACTGA
- a CDS encoding NADPH:quinone oxidoreductase family protein → MRALTCTAFDQPETLTVLDTPTPAPAPGEVTIEVHAAGVNYPDALMVMGQYQVRPPLPFTPGAEAAGIITAVGEGVRGLSVGQRVAAFTGTGAFATHLNAPASAVMPLPDGMDLGVAATLPLAYGTVMHALIDRGQVKAGETLLVLGAAGGVGLAAIMIGKALGARVIAAASTDEKLELARQHGADEVINYEQADLKDALKALTGKQGVDVILDPVGDRWAESAFRSVAWGGRYLVIGFAGGEIPRLPLNLPLLKGASIVGVFWGEFARRDPAGNARNLARLAGWVMDGTVRPLVSERYALEDGPRAMRDLLERRVTGKVIITP, encoded by the coding sequence ATGCGCGCACTGACCTGCACTGCCTTCGACCAGCCCGAAACCCTGACCGTCCTCGACACGCCCACGCCCGCCCCCGCTCCCGGCGAGGTCACCATCGAGGTGCACGCTGCCGGCGTGAACTACCCGGACGCGCTGATGGTCATGGGCCAGTATCAGGTGCGCCCGCCGCTGCCGTTCACGCCGGGCGCGGAGGCCGCCGGGATCATCACGGCCGTCGGTGAGGGCGTGCGCGGCCTGAGCGTGGGCCAGCGGGTCGCGGCGTTTACCGGGACCGGCGCGTTCGCCACGCACCTGAACGCCCCGGCCTCCGCCGTCATGCCCCTGCCGGACGGCATGGACCTCGGCGTGGCCGCCACGCTGCCCCTGGCGTACGGGACGGTCATGCACGCCCTGATCGACCGTGGGCAGGTGAAAGCCGGCGAGACGCTGCTGGTCCTGGGGGCCGCCGGGGGCGTGGGACTGGCCGCCATCATGATCGGCAAGGCACTCGGCGCGCGCGTGATCGCCGCCGCCAGCACCGACGAGAAACTCGAACTGGCCCGCCAGCACGGCGCGGACGAGGTCATCAACTACGAACAGGCCGACCTGAAAGACGCCCTGAAAGCATTGACCGGCAAACAGGGCGTGGACGTGATCCTCGACCCCGTCGGTGACCGCTGGGCCGAGAGTGCCTTCCGCAGCGTCGCGTGGGGCGGCCGCTACCTCGTGATCGGCTTCGCAGGCGGCGAAATCCCGCGCCTGCCGCTGAACCTGCCGCTGCTGAAGGGCGCGTCGATCGTGGGTGTGTTCTGGGGCGAATTCGCGCGCCGCGACCCCGCCGGGAACGCCCGCAACCTCGCCCGGCTGGCCGGGTGGGTCATGGACGGCACGGTGCGGCCCCTGGTCAGCGAACGCTACGCCCTGGAGGACGGCCCGCGCGCCATGCGCGACCTGCTGGAGCGCCGCGTGACCGGTAAAGTGATCATCACGCCGTGA
- a CDS encoding phosphotransferase family protein codes for MTRPETAPVRPGEELPLDALREAMRGHVAGNVDDLSVEQFPGGFSNLTYLVRAGDPARGGQEYVLRRAPLGPVPKGAHDMTREAHLLEKIHPVLPVAPRPALIVEDPAVIGSPFYLMERRHGTVVRTRLPAAYRDLPDAARRMSGALADTLADLHAVDIDAAGLREIGKPEGFNARQVSGWAGRWRRAREALRDTGDLPAPDDLNDERVIAWLEAHTPPESAHTLVHNDFKLDNLMLDPADPGRVTALLDWEMTTVGDPLVDLGLTLTYWTMPEMPGGAPNEVGAASPGFLSRDELVARYAARAARHVTSDPQAHLAALERALPWYEVLGHFKLAVIVLQIFARYRAGQTSDPRFAPLAGQAEWLIREAWRRIGEQDASA; via the coding sequence GTGACCCGACCCGAGACGGCCCCGGTCCGGCCGGGTGAGGAACTGCCGCTGGACGCGCTGCGTGAAGCCATGCGCGGACACGTGGCGGGCAACGTGGACGACCTGAGCGTCGAGCAGTTCCCCGGCGGGTTCTCGAACCTCACGTACCTCGTGCGGGCGGGCGATCCGGCGCGGGGCGGGCAGGAGTACGTGCTGCGCCGCGCGCCGCTGGGGCCGGTCCCGAAGGGCGCGCACGACATGACCCGTGAGGCGCACCTGCTGGAGAAGATTCACCCGGTGCTGCCGGTCGCGCCCCGCCCGGCGCTGATCGTGGAGGACCCGGCCGTGATCGGCTCGCCGTTCTACCTGATGGAACGCCGCCACGGCACGGTCGTCCGCACGCGCCTGCCTGCCGCGTACCGCGACCTTCCGGACGCGGCGCGGCGCATGTCCGGCGCGCTGGCCGACACCCTGGCGGACCTGCACGCGGTGGATATCGACGCGGCGGGCCTGCGGGAGATCGGGAAGCCCGAGGGCTTCAATGCGCGGCAGGTGTCCGGCTGGGCCGGTCGCTGGCGGCGCGCGCGCGAGGCGCTGCGGGACACGGGCGACCTGCCCGCCCCGGACGACCTGAACGATGAGCGTGTGATCGCGTGGCTGGAGGCGCACACGCCACCCGAGAGCGCGCACACGCTGGTGCACAACGACTTCAAGCTGGACAACCTGATGCTGGACCCGGCCGATCCGGGCCGCGTGACGGCGCTGCTGGACTGGGAGATGACCACCGTGGGCGATCCGCTGGTGGACCTGGGCCTGACCCTGACCTACTGGACCATGCCCGAAATGCCGGGCGGCGCGCCTAACGAGGTCGGCGCGGCCTCACCGGGCTTCCTGAGCCGCGACGAACTGGTCGCCCGGTACGCCGCGCGCGCTGCTCGTCACGTGACGAGCGATCCGCAGGCGCACCTTGCGGCGCTGGAGCGGGCGCTGCCGTGGTATGAGGTGCTGGGCCACTTCAAACTCGCGGTGATCGTCCTTCAGATCTTCGCGCGGTACCGCGCCGGGCAGACCAGCGACCCGCGTTTCGCCCCGCTGGCCGGTCAGGCCGAGTGGCTGATCCGCGAGGCGTGGCGGCGCATCGGGGAGCAGGACGCCTCCGCATGA
- a CDS encoding MaoC family dehydratase, giving the protein MTAPAGIRPDELAAHVGTQVALSDWITVDQTRIDAFAHATGDHQFIHVDQEKAAQGPFGGTIAHGFLTLSLLAGEFMTHGGAPHIDGGRMTVNYGLNRVRFITPVRAGSRLRNRAVLQSAEPGQGFVQITVANTIEIEGADKPACTAESVFRVYL; this is encoded by the coding sequence ATGACCGCGCCCGCCGGAATCCGGCCTGACGAGCTGGCCGCGCACGTCGGCACGCAGGTCGCGCTGTCCGACTGGATCACCGTCGACCAGACCCGCATCGACGCCTTCGCGCACGCCACCGGCGACCACCAGTTCATTCACGTGGATCAGGAGAAGGCCGCGCAGGGACCGTTCGGCGGCACCATCGCCCACGGCTTCCTGACCCTCTCCCTGCTCGCCGGGGAGTTCATGACCCACGGCGGTGCCCCCCACATCGACGGCGGGCGGATGACCGTCAACTACGGCCTGAACCGCGTGCGCTTCATCACGCCGGTCCGCGCCGGGTCACGCCTGCGCAACCGCGCCGTCCTCCAGTCCGCCGAACCCGGCCAGGGCTTCGTGCAGATCACGGTCGCCAACACCATCGAGATCGAAGGAGCCGACAAGCCCGCCTGCACTGCCGAGAGCGTCTTCCGGGTCTACCTGTGA
- a CDS encoding PaaI family thioesterase → MTSAPADMLAMAQGVLDAQPFSTLVGARATRFTPTEVEVSLALRPDLTQHHGFAHGGLQATLADITLTFMGAAALGPSVLTSEFKINFLRPAQGDTLIGRGSVLSAGKRQAVTRCDIYAAQGGQEKLVATALGTIARADVP, encoded by the coding sequence GTGACCAGTGCCCCCGCCGACATGCTCGCCATGGCACAGGGTGTGCTGGACGCCCAGCCGTTCAGTACCCTCGTGGGCGCCCGCGCGACCCGCTTCACGCCCACCGAGGTCGAGGTGAGCCTCGCGCTGCGCCCCGACCTGACGCAGCATCACGGGTTCGCGCACGGTGGCCTCCAGGCGACCCTGGCCGATATCACCCTGACGTTCATGGGAGCCGCCGCGCTGGGCCCCAGCGTCCTGACGAGCGAGTTCAAGATCAACTTCCTGCGGCCCGCGCAGGGCGACACCCTGATCGGGCGGGGCAGCGTTCTGAGCGCCGGGAAACGGCAGGCTGTGACCCGCTGCGACATCTACGCCGCGCAGGGCGGGCAGGAGAAACTGGTCGCCACGGCGCTGGGCACCATCGCCCGCGCGGACGTGCCGTGA
- a CDS encoding ABC transporter permease: protein MYLALRELRHHRLRSLLIGGIVTLIAFMVFMLTGLTRGLAHDNAALLIETPATHFVTTRDAGGVFTRSFLTPDTVTRLQAVAGPDATPIAQSFATLSRGDQQLSGVLMGVQPGSFMNPAAQQGQPLSAGSTGAVVDESLREDGVTLGDTLTLKPGGETLRVIGFTRAARLNHQPVVFVTLQHWQTLNPRLQGTVNTVALNTEGAAARAAQLADVTVHTRAAALQELPGYREEQGSLIMIQVFLIVVAAFVLAVFFYVLTLQKTPQFGLLKAIGASTRTLAGSLVAQMMVLSVLAVTVAALVTLGAAALLPAGLPFTLTVPTVLGASALLIAVAAFSSLLSLGSIARVDPLIAIGAST from the coding sequence ATGTACCTGGCCCTGCGCGAACTCCGTCACCACCGCCTCCGCTCGCTGCTGATCGGCGGCATCGTCACCCTGATCGCCTTCATGGTGTTCATGCTCACCGGCCTCACCCGCGGCCTCGCCCACGACAACGCCGCGCTCCTCATCGAGACGCCCGCCACGCACTTCGTGACCACCCGTGACGCCGGGGGCGTCTTCACGCGCTCCTTCCTGACGCCCGACACCGTGACGCGCCTTCAGGCCGTCGCCGGACCCGATGCCACGCCCATCGCGCAGAGCTTCGCCACCCTCAGCCGCGGCGACCAGCAACTCAGCGGCGTCCTGATGGGCGTACAACCCGGCAGCTTCATGAACCCCGCCGCCCAGCAGGGCCAACCCCTGAGCGCCGGCAGCACCGGAGCGGTCGTCGACGAATCCCTGCGGGAAGACGGCGTGACCCTCGGGGACACACTGACCCTCAAGCCCGGCGGTGAAACCCTCCGGGTGATCGGCTTCACGCGCGCCGCCCGCCTCAACCACCAGCCGGTCGTGTTCGTCACCCTGCAGCACTGGCAGACCCTGAACCCCCGCCTGCAGGGCACCGTGAATACCGTCGCCCTGAACACCGAAGGTGCTGCGGCGCGCGCCGCGCAGCTTGCCGATGTGACCGTCCACACGCGCGCCGCCGCCCTTCAGGAACTGCCCGGTTACCGCGAGGAGCAGGGGAGCCTGATCATGATTCAGGTGTTCCTGATCGTCGTGGCCGCCTTCGTGCTGGCCGTGTTCTTCTACGTCCTGACCCTCCAGAAGACGCCGCAGTTCGGGCTGCTCAAGGCGATCGGTGCCAGCACCCGCACCCTGGCCGGCAGTCTCGTGGCGCAGATGATGGTCCTGAGCGTCCTGGCGGTCACGGTGGCCGCGCTGGTCACGCTGGGCGCCGCTGCCCTGCTCCCGGCCGGTCTGCCGTTCACCCTGACGGTCCCCACCGTGCTGGGCGCGTCGGCGCTGCTGATCGCGGTCGCGGCGTTCAGCAGTCTGCTCAGCCTCGGCAGCATTGCCCGCGTCGACCCGCTGATCGCCATCGGCGCCTCCACATGA
- a CDS encoding MerR family transcriptional regulator: protein MTDPAPTQHAPPQPAPTFYTTAELAREAGVTRRTVMHYAELHLLTPDQVTASGRALYGPYSLRLLRDLIDLRALGMTLEEARDMVILRRATHDIHGHYRRDWTRADIPLDDDRLKALHTRLRAINAAFERQANNMARFDRWLTKRFTGGDLPGLTGGSDPQESEPHEGDTHESDTGGNSPA from the coding sequence GTGACCGACCCAGCCCCAACCCAACACGCCCCGCCCCAGCCCGCCCCGACCTTCTACACGACCGCCGAACTGGCCCGCGAGGCTGGCGTGACCCGCCGCACCGTCATGCACTACGCCGAACTGCACCTCCTGACGCCCGATCAGGTGACGGCGTCCGGCCGGGCGCTGTACGGCCCGTACTCGCTGCGGCTGCTGCGCGACCTGATCGACCTCCGCGCCCTGGGCATGACCCTGGAGGAGGCGCGGGACATGGTCATCCTGCGCCGCGCCACGCACGACATTCACGGTCACTACCGCCGCGACTGGACCCGCGCCGACATTCCGCTGGACGACGACCGCCTGAAAGCGCTGCACACCCGCCTGCGGGCCATCAACGCCGCCTTCGAGCGGCAGGCGAACAACATGGCCCGCTTCGACCGCTGGCTCACCAAACGCTTCACCGGCGGCGACCTGCCCGGCCTCACCGGAGGCAGCGATCCGCAGGAAAGCGAACCCCACGAGGGCGACACACACGAGAGCGACACGGGCGGGAACAGCCCGGCCTGA
- a CDS encoding SDR family oxidoreductase, translated as MEFNGKVIVVTGAASGIGLALAQRFVKEGAVVVASDRNAEVGAAKAAEMGARFLAADIGQEEGVKGLIDDVLANEGRIDLLCSNAGIAIGEGPETSDKHWDLIHRVNVMSHVWAARHVLPHMLERGEGYLLNTASAAGLLTELHSAPYAVTKHAALAFAEWLAITYGDRGIKVAALCPEGVWTPMIQNAPLLQQTAITTDELVEKTLEVLRADGFLVTTHPSTLKSFQNKANNYEEWISKMRHLRGKAMKLLEGQAFAAQPDAGHPEESRA; from the coding sequence ATGGAATTCAACGGAAAAGTGATTGTGGTGACGGGAGCGGCGTCCGGGATCGGGCTGGCGCTGGCGCAGCGGTTCGTGAAGGAGGGCGCGGTGGTCGTGGCGTCCGATCGGAACGCGGAGGTCGGCGCGGCGAAGGCGGCCGAGATGGGCGCGCGGTTCCTGGCGGCCGACATCGGGCAGGAGGAGGGCGTCAAGGGCCTGATCGACGACGTGCTGGCCAACGAGGGCCGCATCGACCTGCTGTGCTCGAACGCCGGGATCGCCATCGGCGAGGGACCGGAGACGAGTGACAAGCACTGGGACCTGATTCACCGCGTGAACGTGATGAGTCACGTGTGGGCGGCCCGTCACGTGCTGCCGCACATGCTGGAGCGCGGCGAGGGGTACCTGCTGAACACGGCGTCGGCGGCGGGCCTGCTGACCGAACTGCACTCCGCGCCGTACGCCGTGACCAAGCACGCGGCGCTGGCGTTCGCGGAGTGGCTGGCCATCACGTACGGTGACCGGGGCATCAAGGTCGCCGCCCTGTGCCCGGAGGGCGTGTGGACGCCGATGATCCAGAACGCGCCGCTGCTGCAGCAGACCGCGATCACCACCGATGAACTGGTCGAGAAGACCCTGGAAGTCCTGCGTGCCGACGGCTTCCTGGTGACCACCCACCCGAGCACCCTGAAGTCCTTCCAGAACAAGGCGAACAACTACGAGGAGTGGATCAGCAAGATGCGCCACCTGCGCGGCAAGGCCATGAAACTGCTCGAAGGTCAGGCATTCGCGGCGCAGCCCGACGCGGGCCACCCGGAGGAGTCGCGGGCGTGA
- a CDS encoding histidine phosphatase family protein produces the protein MSELILIRHGQATPFEADTDRLSPLGEEQARTVGAALHAAGVRPTHVLHGPLVRQRRSAQLAHQEGWPEPTLDARLAEFDGDGLVGHLAPILAGRDPTFAALAAELAAQTGGPERNRAFQKYLEALAAAWQAGTLTDSRVEPWAAFRARVRAALADVLRLSGGSTVLAFTSGGVIGLTVALALDAPDASALALNWRVKNASVTRLTFGGGRVSLDTFNETHHLPPDLHSWR, from the coding sequence ATGAGCGAACTGATCCTGATCCGCCACGGGCAGGCCACGCCGTTCGAGGCGGACACCGACCGCCTCTCCCCGCTGGGCGAGGAGCAGGCCCGCACGGTCGGCGCGGCCCTGCACGCGGCGGGCGTGCGGCCCACGCACGTCCTGCACGGCCCACTGGTCAGGCAGCGGCGCAGCGCGCAGCTCGCCCACCAGGAGGGCTGGCCCGAACCCACCCTCGACGCCCGCCTCGCGGAATTCGACGGGGACGGCCTCGTCGGTCACCTTGCGCCCATCCTGGCCGGGCGGGACCCGACTTTCGCGGCGCTGGCCGCCGAACTGGCCGCGCAGACCGGCGGCCCGGAACGCAACCGCGCCTTCCAGAAATACCTGGAAGCCCTGGCCGCCGCGTGGCAGGCCGGGACCCTCACGGACAGCCGGGTCGAACCGTGGGCCGCCTTCCGGGCGCGCGTGCGGGCCGCGCTGGCCGACGTGCTGCGCCTGAGCGGCGGCTCGACCGTGCTGGCCTTCACCAGCGGCGGCGTGATCGGCCTGACCGTCGCCCTAGCCCTGGACGCCCCAGACGCCTCCGCGCTGGCCCTGAACTGGCGCGTGAAGAACGCCTCGGTCACGCGCCTGACCTTCGGCGGGGGGCGCGTCAGCCTCGACACCTTCAACGAGACGCACCACCTGCCACCCGACCTGCACTCCTGGCGCTGA